From a single Nematostella vectensis chromosome 3, jaNemVect1.1, whole genome shotgun sequence genomic region:
- the LOC125561126 gene encoding uncharacterized protein DDB_G0271670-like produces MYEENMKNESYCREKLSGVINEVEKNGNTAVKKVECLPGSVIANMEVAVADEQAANTFVQTMNETVNSGSIGNFTVDSNYPLGANITITNSTSSSIMASTMAITISTMTSTSSVAPSTTSTSSSSGSPSTTSTSSSSPTSSTTSTSSSSVSLSTTSTSSSSVSLSTSSTSSSSVSPSTTSTLSSSVSLSTTLTSTSIVTPSTTSTPSTGSSNTEVIVEFGLKLENLMYEENMKNESYCREKLSGVINEVEKNGNTAVKKVECLPGSVIANMEVAVADEQAANTFVQTMNETVNSGSIGNFTVDSNYPLGANITITNSTSSSIMASTMAITISTMTFTSSVAPSTTFTPTSSQISSTTSTSSSSVSQSTTTTSSSSPTSSTTSTSSSSVAPSTTSTSSSSVSPSTTSTSSSSVAPSTTSTSSSSPTSSTTSTSSSSVAPSTTSTSSSSPTSSTTSTLSSSVSLSTTSTSSISVSLSTSSTLSSSVSPSTTSTLSSSLSPSTTSTSSSSVTPSTTSTSSSSVSPSTTSTSSSSVTPSTTSTSSGSVSLSTTSTSSSSLSPSTTSTSSSIVTPSTTSTSSSSVSPSTTSTSSSSVSSSTTSTSASSCFTIANIDIIKQCDIIYNIDII; encoded by the exons ATGTACGAAGAAAACATGAAGAACGAAAGTTACTGCAGGGAGAAATTAAGTGGGGTAATAAATGAG GTTGAAAAGAATGGTAATACAGCGGTCAAGAAAGTGGAGTGCTT GCCAGGCAGCGTTATTGCCAACATGGAAGTAGCAGTTGCTGACGAGCAGGCAGCCAACACATTCGTACAAACAATGAATGAAACTGTGAATTCAGGTTCGATTGGAAATTTCACGGTTGATTCGAATTACCCATTGGGGGCTAATATCACCATCA CTAATTCTACGTCATCATCTATTATGGCATCAACGATGGCAATCACCATTTCGACAATGACATCCACTAGCAGTGTggcaccatctacaac atcgacatcatctagcagtgggtcaccatctacaacatcgacatcctcTAGCAGTCCCACATCttccacaacatcgacatcgtccagcagtgtgtctttatctacaacatcgacatcatctagcagtgtgtctttatctacatcatcgacatcatctagcagtgtgtcaccatctacaacatcgacattatctagcagtgtgtctttatCTACAACATTGACATCAACTAGTattgtgacaccatctacaacatcgacaccGTCAACTGGCAGCTCTAATACAGAAG TGATTGTTGAATTTGGATTAAAACTCGAAAACTTGATGTACGAAGAAAACATGAAGAACGAAAGTTACTGCAGGGAGAAATTAAGTGGGGTAATAAATGAG GTTGAAAAGAATGGTAATACAGCGGTCAAGAAAGTGGAGTGCTT GCCAGGCAGCGTTATTGCCAACATGGAAGTAGCAGTTGCTGACGAGCAGGCAGCCAACACATTCGTACAAACAATGAATGAAACTGTGAATTCAGGTTCGATTGGAAATTTCACGGTTGATTCGAATTACCCATTGGGGGCTAATATCACCATCA CTAATTCTACGTCATCATCTATTATGGCATCAACGATGGCAATCACCATTTCGACAATGACATTCACTAGCAGTGTggcaccatctacaacatttACACCCACTAGCAGTCAAATATCttccacaacatcgacatcgtcaaGCAGTGTGTCACAATCTACAACaacgacatcatctagcagtcccacatcttccacaacatcgacatcgtccagcagtgTGGCACCATcgacaacatcgacatcatctagcagtgtgtcaccatctacaacatcgacatcatctagcagtgtggcaccatctacaacatcgacatcatctagcagtcccacatcttccacaacatcgacatcgtccagcagtgTGGCACCATCgacaacatcgacatcctcTAGCAGTCCTACATCttccacaacatcgacattgtccagcagtgtgtctttatctacaacatcgacatcatctataAGTGTGTCTTTATCTACATCATCGACATtatctagcagtgtgtcaccatctacaacatcgacattgTCAAGCAGTTTGTCACcgtctacaacatcgacatcatctagcagtgtgacaccatctacaacatcgacatcatcgagcagtgtgtcaccatctacaacatcaacatcatctagcagtgtgacaccatctacaacatcgacatcatctggCAGTGTGTCTctatctacaacatcgacatcttCAAGCAGTTTGTCACcgtctacaacatcgacatcatcgagcattgtgacaccatctacaacatcgacatcatctagcagtgtgtcaccatccACAACATctacatcatctagcagtgtgtcttcatctacaacatcgacatcagcTAGCAGT TGTTTCACCATCgccaacatcgacatcattaAGCAGTGTGACatcatctacaacatcgacatcatctag
- the LOC116604799 gene encoding uncharacterized protein LOC116604799: MENESYCRETLKGPIKHFENNYGADVKKVECKPGSVIAKFQVVVNATGDQNAGTAFIQAVRKDIDSGMLGNLAVDKKHPLGAKLTTTTVVKDLTPSPTTSNVKIDDISLALLVLLGVCIGLLVLAIVVASACFCCYRRRRRRRRRRKASLNTYAGVSDLEKSFF, translated from the exons ATGGAAAACGAGTCATACTGTAGAGAGACCCTAAAAGGCCCCATAAAACAT TTTGAAAATAATTATGGAGCAGATGTCAAAAAGGTGGAATGCAA GCCCGGCAGCGTCATCGCCAAGTTCCAAGTAGTCGTAAACGCGACAGGTGACCAGAATGCCGGAACAGCATTCATACAAGCAGTCCGTAAGGATATCGATTCTGGCATGCTGGGAAATTTAGCTGTCGATAAGAAACATCCGTTAGGGGCAAAACTTACAACTACAA ctgTTGTCAAAGACTTAACTCCATCTCCAACAACCAGCAATGTCAAAATCGATG ATATAAGCTTAGCCTTACTGGTCTTGCTGGGCGTGTGCATCGGTTTATTGGTGCTTGCCATAGTCGTCGCTTCTGCGTGTTTCTGTTGTtacagaagaagaagaagaagaagaagaagaagaa aggCAAGCTTAAACACCTATGCTGGTGTCTCCGATTTGGAAAAGTCATTTTTCTAA